The region AAAGAGGGCCTAGTCCGACGGATTAAGGGGGACGTATTTGTCCAAGAAAAGCCTGCGCGCGGAATTAGATGCCTTGGTGTTTGCTAAATTACAATATACTGGTGTGATCAATGGTTGTGAGTCCTGAAATAACCATCTGTTTCCAGTAATAACGCCAAGCGAGTTTTGAAAACCTTTCTTTCCAGAAGAACTCTGCATTTTTCCAATAAGGCAAGAAACTCATGAACATCAAGTGTCAGCTGAAAACTGTGGGGACCTCATCTTCTGTACGATCTTTCCATGGCCAAAATGTCCAAACACTGTTTCCGGACGAAATTTTGCTTTCCGGGTGCAGCACAGGCCATAATTGGCGTTGGATTCGGTATTAAAGGCGCGGACGCCTCACTGCTTTTCGATCCTCCACGCTATCGGCCAGTTTACCGTACAGACCTTGAGTCATTACATCCGCTGATCGAAGTCGCTCTGTTTCATGAAGAAACAACCATGGATACCCCGTGCGGAAGCACGGGGTTCTTTACGATAGTTTCTTAATGGTGTCCAGGACTTTCGTGGAATCTATCTTCATATACCAGTAATCAATAAGCAAACTCTTATTAAGGGCTATCCACTTTTTAACTGCCTCAAGATAAGAAGGTTTTAATGGTCGTTCGGGCTTTGTGCCATCTATGGTAACATTGACTGCTCGTAGTTCATCAACTAAATCAGGATCAGTTGCGACCTTAATACGTGGTTCGGTATTCTTAAAACCAATCTGGTCTAGCCAGACCCTAGTAGGTAAGCCAGTTTGGGCAACCCTTAATCCTAAGAGGAATGTGTTTTGAAAGTCCTCCGTTTCCTCCCGACCCCACTTTTCCATACCCTCAGAATATGGACGCGCTCTAGCCTTAAGCTCTGTTAGATCGATTTTCTTGTTCCAAAAATCTAAAAGAGGCTGCTTGTTGGCTACAATCCAAGCTCGAACCGCATTGAAGATATCTGAGCTGACATTAACACTTACCTTTACATTTTGCTCCCTTTTCAGTTGTGGTTCATCACTAATTGTTATAGATACAAAGTCTTTTTGAGAGAAGTGTTTTTCCTTTAGCGTAATTTTGACCCTGGGTCCGTCTTGCCGATTTTTAACCCCCTTCTGATCTATCCAAACAACTACTGGTAACTTAGTATCCCGTCTTGGAAGATCAGCCATAGCCACTACAGTTTCAACTATACGCATAGCCTGTTCCTTTCTTACCTTAACGAGTCGCTTATTAACCGCCAGTGCCTTATGTGATCCGTGGATTTCCGCATTTTGCATTGGTCCGCAAACTGGTTTCCGAAACTCACAGGTATTATCCGCTGTTCCCGGCCCGCTGTGCGCGTCGGGAACAGCGGAGATAGCGGAAGGCAAAAAACAGTGAAACTCCCCCGGCAGGAGCCGGGGGCATCTTGGCTTACAATGTTAGTTGCAGTTGCCCTTTGTCTTCTTTTTCTTGGTGTTCCACATAGGCGAGAATTTCCTTTTCATCCAAGCCTATGCACGATACACAGTAACCACGGGACCAGATGCCTTCTTTGGCAAAATATATCTTTTGCAGAAAAGGAAATTTCGCCTTAAGCGCTTTTGCTGACCGCGTCTTGAGGTATTGAACTACACGGGCAACTGCATATTTCGGGGGAATCACGACTACCATATGAACGTGATCCTCCTGCACATTGAGCTTAACAACCTCGATATCGGGATCAAGTTCTGGGATGTGAGAGAGCAGCTTCTCCGTGTATTCCTTCACACCCTTAACGAACACTTTCCGCCGATATCGAGGGATCCAGACGAGATGGTATTCCGTCTTATAGATAGCGTGGGCACTCTTTCGAAATTTCATGCCCCATCTTATCAGAAACCCGCTCGTCTGGATAGCCGCTACATCTCCAGACAGGAGTCTGGAGTTTTATGCGGCCGAATAAACCTCCGAGCACTTGTGCGTCACCGCCCGAACCCTATCTTGGGTTTAGGGCTCTCACCCCTGTATTCGACTTCTTTCTCAATGGCCCCGATAATATCGTCGTGACTTACGTCTTTCTCCGACGAAAATCTATATCGCTGCCACACGGCCTTTATGTCTCCCGGGCGTAAGGTTGTTTAGGCCTGTGATAAGGTTTTTTTCTGCTTAGCGGTGGAGGACGTTGAAGAGAATTTATGTAAAGGCATTACTGTTACACCGCTATTACGATGGCATTTAATACATAAGCTTGCCAAATCCCCCCCATCCCCTTTTTCTAAAGGGGGGGTGAGGGGGGATTTAAGCCTTTTCATTATAAAAAAATTCGATAGTCGGTATTCAGCGCTTCTGCGAAAATTTTGGCGTTCTTTTTGCCGATCGGCCTTTTCCCGTTTTCCATTTCACTGATGTGACGCTGTGGAATGTCCGTCATCTCGGCAAGTTTTACCTGCGACATTCCTTCCTTGCCCCGTGCTCCGGCCAGAATACGACCCGGTAATTGTTCATCAGCATATTCCGGGAATGCCGCACGCCAGGGAATGGCATCACCGGGAAAAGACAACTCTGTGAAGCCCAAAGACTTCAATGCATTAACGGCCTTCTTTTTGTGTTTCACTGGCCCGCTAAAACGCAATTCAACGTTTCTGATATGGCGCTTTTTCATGAGTTCCGGCATAAACCACCTCGACTTCATGGAAATATATACCAC is a window of Thermodesulfobacteriota bacterium DNA encoding:
- a CDS encoding helix-turn-helix transcriptional regulator, translating into MPELMKKRHIRNVELRFSGPVKHKKKAVNALKSLGFTELSFPGDAIPWRAAFPEYADEQLPGRILAGARGKEGMSQVKLAEMTDIPQRHISEMENGKRPIGKKNAKIFAEALNTDYRIFL
- the tnpA gene encoding IS200/IS605 family transposase, with translation MKFRKSAHAIYKTEYHLVWIPRYRRKVFVKGVKEYTEKLLSHIPELDPDIEVVKLNVQEDHVHMVVVIPPKYAVARVVQYLKTRSAKALKAKFPFLQKIYFAKEGIWSRGYCVSCIGLDEKEILAYVEHQEKEDKGQLQLTL